The region GTCACCGCAAGTTTTCAGTTTAGCGTTCATGTTGTTTTGTGGAAACTGACATGTGTGTTCACCCATGGTCTCTTTCAGAGCACAGAACCAGCCGGTCTAACAGGGAGAAGAGCTGCAGACTGATATGGGGAGTCGTCCTAGCAAAGGAAGACGGGGCTCCAGAACAGTGGCCCAAGAGGCCCCTCCTGAGCCCACCACTATTGGTGAGCACTGACCTCAGCACTGACATATGCTGACCCCAGTTCTGATCTGAATTCAGGCACAACTTCTGTTACTACTAGGCACTAGTACCTGAGCACTTAATAGGTCAGTAGGTACTGTATACACTGGTAGGTACCGTGTAACTACTGTCTATGAATATATTACAACACTCTATGAATATATTACAAAACTCTTCTATGGCTGCTCCTTCCTCAGAGTAACAAAGCCCCATTTGTCCTCTCATGGCTCAGCTTCCATCCTTACGGTTTCCCATGTGTCCTCAAAATGTCAGAAAGTTGACATACGCCAATGGCTGCCGGCAGCGTCGCGGCTGTGTGCTCCTGGATGCTATGGCACTACTGTGgcaacagaaagaaaagcagCTGCTCACAGCTCCGTGCAAGCTGCCTACACCACATCCCGCCAAACCGCCGTGGGCCGACAGTGACTCGATTTTAatcagagaggaaaaaatactGCAGCGGTTTGCTCCAAAGCATTTATGCAGAGTTGCCCACTTCTTTTTCCCTGTGATCAGTAATGATAAATGGTTATTGTCCTTGCTGTTGTGATATATGTTCTAACGTGCAGATTCTGTGCTGAGTTATAAGAGCCTTGGTCCTGTGATATGTGTTCTAATGTGTGCAGGTTCTGTGCTGAGTTATAAGAGCCTTGGTCCTGTGATATGTGTTCTAATGTGTACAGGTTCTGTGCTGAGTTATAAGAGCCTTGGTCCTGTGATATGTGTTCTAACGTGTGCAGGTTCTGTGCTGAGTTATAAGAGCCTTGGTGCTGtgatatgtgtttgtgtgacatgCTCAGTATTTGTCCTGGGTTGTGACAGCCTCTCAGctcctcttttcttcttctcagaTACCCACAGGTATGTGGTGGTGGCTCTGTACAGCTACCCTGCAGGAGGGCCAGCCGAATGCAGCATCCGGATTGGAGAGAGACTGAATGTCCTATCAGAGTAAGACACCCCATTGTCACTCGCAGTTCCTGCACAGAACTGTGGAAACCAGAACTGGGCTAAATAATATTATACTATCAAATCCTTTTCCTACTTAAAGCACTATATAATCAATATCCATCTTCCAATAATATATTGTTGTTAAGAGTTCTATTAAGAGTTAAAGTATTGAAAATATGTATTGGGCCTTTGACACGAATCTGGTGGGAATACCAGTTACAATTTCTGAAATTCAAAAGATAAATACATCTGCATTATTAAATACCTCATAATTTCTTGattaaatcacataaatgatgaataaaaaaaagtttttgctaATGTCCCGTCTTGTCTGTCTATAGTGAAGGTGATTGGTTGAGAGTAAGCTCCACagcaacaggcagagagagcTATATGCCCAGCAACTATATGGCCAAGGTGTTCCACTGGTAAGTGTTCAATGCTACATGTTTACTTAGGAGCTCGCTGTGAGGGTGTTAGCATTAGCTTGTCTCTGTTTCCAGCTGGCTGTTTGAGGGTGTTAGCATTAGCTTGTCTCTGTTTCCAGCTGGCTGTTTGAGGGTGTTAGCATTAGCTTGTCTCTGTTTCCAGCTGGCTGTTTGAGGGTGTTAGCATTAGCTTGTCTCTCTCCAGCTTGTTGTTTGAGGGTTTTAGCATTAGCTTGTCTCTCTCCAGCTGGCTGTTTGAGGGTGTTAGCATTAGCTTGTCTCTCTCCAGCTGGCTGTTTGAGGGTTTTAGCATTAGCTTGTTTCTGTCTCCAGCTGGCTGTTTGAGGCTGTTAGCATTAGCTTGTCTCTGTTTCCAGCTTGTTGTCTGAGGGTTTTAGCATTAGCTTGTCTCTGTCTCCAGCTGGCTGTTTGAGGGTGTTAGCATTAGCTTGTCTCTGTTTCCAGCTGGCTGTTTTAGGGTGTTAGCATTAGCTTGTCTCTGTCTTCAGCTGGCTGTGTGAGGGTGTTAGCATTAGCTTGTCTAATTGAAGTCTCCTGTCTTCAGCTCACTGTTTGAGGGTGTTAGCATTAGCTTGTCTCTCTCCAGCTGGCTGTTTGAGGGTTTTAGCATTAGCTTGTTTCTGTCTCCAGCTGGCTGTTTGAGGGTGTTAGCGTTAGCTTGTCTCTGTTTCCAGCTTGTTGTTTGAGGGTTTTAGCATTAGCTTGTCTCTGTCTCCAGCTGGCTGTTGGAGGGTGTTAGCATTAGCTTGTCTCTGTTTCCAGCTGGCTGTTTTAGGGTGTTAGCATTAGCTTGTCTCTGTCTTCAGCTGGCTGTGTGAGGGTGTTAGCATTAGCTTGTCTAATTGAAGTCTCCTGTCTTCAGCTcactgtttgagggttttaGCATTAGCTTGTCTCTGTTTCCAGCTGGCTGTTTGAGAGTGTTATCATTAGCTTGTCTCTGTTTCCAGCTGGCTGTTTGAGGGTGTTAGCATTAGCTTGTCTCTGTTTCCAGCTGACTGTTTGAgggtgttagcattagcatgtctTTCTCACCAGCTAGCTGTTTGAGGGTGTTAGCATTAGCTTGTCTCTCTCTTCAGCTGGCTGTTTGAGGGTGTTAGCCGGGAAAAGGCAGAGgagttgctgctgctgccacacaACCAGGCTGGCTCCTTCTTGATCCGGGAGAGCCAGTCACGCAGTGGTGAGTTTGTGCAAAAACATGCACTCTCTTTCACAAATTCATACAccagtgcatacacacagacacatgcacattacCGGAAATGCTGAAAGGCAAACAGGTTCCTTTAAAGCGCTCAAATGCGCATGTACCAGCTTTATATGCAAGACAGAAACcacaggaagaaagagagatcATGAGAGAGATAGGACCAGAAGGAGATGAAGGTACAAACTCAGGGTAGATGGGTTCACGGTAGACGGAGGTTATGTGCATGTATAGTGTGTTGTGTATGTCAGACACTATCATCACaagattttatgttttatgcctGAATTTCTGTCTGGCAGCTTTCTTTCTTAAGCCCAAACTAAATGcaatgaaaaactaaaattcaCTGAATAGTGAATTATAATGAAAATACTTGTTGGTGAAAATGTATGTTCTTGTTTCATTTGAGCTATGttcaatacaaatacaatttatgaAGAGATGCTaatgcatgcatgaacacacacacacacacacacacacacagacaaacaaacaaatgtacaaacacCTGCAAGTACTTTCAGGAAGAGGAAAGCAACCCTATGGTTCTAAGCCAGGTGTCTGAGATCACAAGTGATGGCTTCAAACAAGGCATCATTCCAAACCACAGACAACCCAGAACAAACAgccacatgtactgtatattagcaATGAAAGAGGTCTCAATGAAATGCAGCAGTAGAGTGGTTTGTATAATGGAGTATTATAATGCTGCAATTATCTCAGTGAGAGAAAACATTCTAGCATGAAAATGTCCACTGTGTTTAACCTCATTTAAAGTTGTACTGTATTAAAGCAGGTTTGCAGTatatgaaagtgaaagtgtAAAGTGGGAGTGGTAAATGAGGTATTTATGGGAAATGAGGTATTTAATGAGATGAAACTAATAATGAAGTGAAACTGTGCTCTGCATGCTGACACTGGTGGTCCTGGTTGTGTTTGTAGGGGCCTATACTTTGTCTGTGCGACGGAGTACCAGTTCATCCTGGGACTCTGTGAAACACTACCGTATCCACCGGCTGCAGAACGGCTGGTTCTACATCTCCCCCGGACTCACGTTCCCCTCTCTCATCCAACTGGTCAGCCACTATTCCGGTGAGAGCTGCCACAGTGCACAGCTTTGCATGCCTTTAGGATGCATTCTGATGCATTTTAGGGTGCATTCAGTCATACAAGGGCACATTCAGACATACTTTATGGTGCATTCCAATGCATTTTAGGGTGCATTCAGACATACTTTATGGTGCATTCCAATGCATTTTAGGGTGCATTCAGACATACTTTATGGTGCATTCCGATGCATTCAGACATACAAGGGTACATTCAGACATACTTCAGGAAACATTCAAACATACTTCAGGGAACATTCAGATATACTTTAGGGAACATCCAGACATTCTTTAGGGCACATTCAGACATTCTTTAGGGCACATTCAGACATTCTTTAGGGCACATTCAGACATACGTTATGCTATAATCAGGCCCAA is a window of Anguilla anguilla isolate fAngAng1 chromosome 13, fAngAng1.pri, whole genome shotgun sequence DNA encoding:
- the LOC118211925 gene encoding src-like-adapter 2 encodes the protein MGSRPSKGRRGSRTVAQEAPPEPTTIDTHRYVVVALYSYPAGGPAECSIRIGERLNVLSDEGDWLRVSSTATGRESYMPSNYMAKVFHCWLFEGVSREKAEELLLLPHNQAGSFLIRESQSRSGAYTLSVRRSTSSSWDSVKHYRIHRLQNGWFYISPGLTFPSLIQLVSHYSETMDGLCCLLRESCFIQGSNNVPVVTGPPPMAIRKPTLNWKDVDSSMLFCTDKRDVEESLVSEGLREAISSYMFMTEDSCEDCGHKYQA